In Bacillus kexueae, the following proteins share a genomic window:
- a CDS encoding 5-formyltetrahydrofolate cyclo-ligase yields MNKAEQRAEMKNRLNEITSNTYKQWSRKIFENLVTSDVWKNACVIAITIARGREVNTRPIIEHAWKHGKRVVVPKCHPKQREMEFRFIESFHDLEVVYYGIEEPIVDKTTYCPKTDIDLMVVPGIAFHSSGYRIGYGGGYYDRYLQDFSEKKISLAFHIQMIPHMTWEEHDIPVEAIVTDKGWIHCGN; encoded by the coding sequence ATGAATAAAGCTGAACAAAGAGCGGAGATGAAGAACCGATTAAACGAAATAACCTCAAATACATACAAACAATGGTCGAGAAAGATTTTTGAAAACCTCGTTACTAGTGATGTGTGGAAAAACGCATGTGTGATTGCTATTACCATTGCAAGAGGACGGGAAGTCAATACTCGGCCAATCATTGAGCATGCTTGGAAGCACGGGAAGAGAGTTGTTGTACCTAAATGTCACCCTAAACAAAGGGAGATGGAGTTTCGTTTTATTGAATCGTTTCACGATTTAGAGGTTGTTTATTACGGAATTGAAGAGCCAATTGTTGATAAGACAACATATTGCCCGAAAACTGATATCGATTTAATGGTCGTACCTGGAATTGCTTTTCATTCAAGCGGGTACCGAATTGGATATGGTGGTGGATATTATGACCGGTACCTTCAAGACTTTTCGGAAAAGAAAATATCACTTGCATTTCATATTCAAATGATACCTCATATGACTTGGGAAGAGCATGATATACCAGTGGAAGCCATCGTGACAGATAAAGGTTGGATACATTGTGGAAATTAA
- a CDS encoding DUF92 domain-containing protein — protein MEINELIICTNIIVFSFFAVRMNLLTAMGALTASIIGLLIFFSFGISGIGLLGIFFITSSLLSLVKNDRKRKAEDVAAKNHKRDVVQVLANGGVPMLVALLPLLNISVDKSILLLAISLASANADTWASEIGTLSKRKPRLLLNFRQVETGKSGAVSLLGTLGAIGGSFLIGISTFIFFSVSFYEVIFITIVGFIGHVVDSFLGATIQLTYQCPICHKETEKEEHCGQQTVYKKGVRLFTNDMVNIFSIVFVTVLSYFLL, from the coding sequence GTGGAAATTAATGAATTAATAATTTGTACAAACATCATTGTTTTTTCTTTTTTTGCCGTTCGAATGAATTTACTAACTGCAATGGGAGCATTGACAGCTTCTATTATTGGGTTACTCATCTTTTTTTCGTTCGGGATAAGCGGCATTGGTTTATTGGGTATATTTTTCATCACATCTAGTTTGCTAAGCTTAGTGAAAAATGATCGAAAGAGAAAAGCGGAAGATGTAGCAGCAAAAAATCATAAAAGAGACGTGGTTCAAGTACTAGCTAATGGTGGAGTACCAATGCTAGTAGCTTTGCTACCGCTTTTGAATATAAGTGTAGATAAATCTATACTTCTATTGGCTATTTCTCTCGCGAGTGCAAATGCTGATACGTGGGCTTCTGAAATTGGGACCTTAAGTAAGCGGAAGCCTCGCTTACTATTGAATTTTCGACAAGTAGAGACAGGAAAGTCGGGTGCAGTATCGCTTTTAGGGACACTTGGAGCAATTGGTGGGTCGTTTCTCATTGGAATCTCAACGTTTATTTTCTTTTCTGTTTCTTTTTACGAAGTTATCTTCATTACGATTGTTGGGTTTATTGGTCATGTAGTTGACAGTTTCCTTGGAGCGACCATACAACTAACATACCAGTGTCCAATTTGTCATAAGGAGACAGAAAAAGAGGAGCACTGTGGTCAACAAACGGTTTATAAAAAAGGAGTACGTCTTTTTACAAACGATATGGTTAATATTTTCTCCATCGTATTTGTCACAGTACTATCTTATTTCCTTTTGTAA
- a CDS encoding rhomboid family protein has protein sequence MIVQQDYLFWKLIEKLIEQASYRLIHLSEDHREVWLQPDHIKDAQLIRIKRFDIDWSNWLGRDIEEVLSTFETVRKQTFKRSLNVTNIYVSSFKPVDEWEFHIKKEKHLGKTTLKSMLITRDELAQTLRQTEEYTGIPLDELNGIVEDETLDYEMLHALKEKVITSVRKNIKQEQEIFEQGNPFFTKIFLTIQILLYVVLELFGGSTNTSTLITFGAKVNELIYQGEWWRFVTPIFLHIGFLHLVMNSLALYYIGMAVEKMYGSVRFLFIYMFAGVTGTMMSFIFSPSISAGASGAIFGLFGALLLLGLLKPNLFFRTIGPNILIVLAINLSFGFVVPNVDNAGHIGGLIGGFLAALAVQLPKIYKRNLRLIGFVSIFAFVIGLIYYGFEVLPKTNPAAAIAVSQNLIEEEKFEEAKNLLLEMVQSEKATPEISFFLSYTQIELGEAENAIRHLQDTVEKEPDYHPAYYLLSFAYEQVGNRQQAIESIERALELDPSNAEYERIYSNLRSS, from the coding sequence ATGATAGTTCAACAAGATTATTTGTTTTGGAAATTGATTGAGAAACTAATTGAGCAAGCTTCTTACCGGCTAATCCATTTATCGGAAGATCACCGAGAAGTGTGGTTACAACCAGACCATATAAAAGATGCGCAATTAATTCGAATTAAACGTTTTGATATCGATTGGAGTAATTGGTTAGGAAGGGATATTGAGGAAGTGCTTTCAACGTTTGAAACGGTCCGAAAACAGACATTTAAGAGAAGTTTAAACGTAACAAATATTTACGTATCTTCCTTTAAGCCAGTAGACGAGTGGGAGTTTCACATTAAAAAAGAAAAGCATCTAGGAAAAACAACACTGAAGTCGATGTTAATTACGAGGGATGAACTAGCGCAAACCCTCCGTCAAACGGAAGAATATACGGGAATCCCACTGGATGAATTGAATGGGATTGTAGAGGATGAAACATTAGATTACGAAATGTTACATGCGTTGAAAGAAAAGGTTATAACAAGTGTTCGTAAAAACATAAAACAAGAGCAAGAAATTTTTGAACAAGGAAACCCTTTCTTTACGAAAATATTTTTAACCATACAAATTCTTCTTTACGTCGTGTTAGAACTATTCGGTGGTAGCACGAACACGAGTACACTCATTACTTTTGGTGCTAAAGTAAATGAGCTCATTTATCAAGGCGAGTGGTGGCGTTTTGTTACCCCGATTTTTTTACATATTGGATTTCTCCACTTAGTAATGAATTCATTAGCTCTTTACTACATAGGGATGGCTGTTGAAAAGATGTACGGATCTGTGCGCTTTTTATTTATTTATATGTTTGCGGGTGTAACTGGGACTATGATGAGTTTCATATTTAGTCCATCGATTTCTGCTGGTGCGTCGGGCGCTATTTTCGGCCTGTTTGGTGCATTGTTATTATTAGGGCTGTTGAAGCCAAATTTATTTTTTCGTACGATCGGCCCAAATATTCTTATTGTTTTAGCCATTAACTTGAGCTTTGGTTTCGTTGTTCCGAATGTCGATAATGCGGGACATATTGGTGGGTTAATTGGTGGGTTCTTGGCAGCATTAGCCGTGCAGCTTCCGAAAATCTATAAAAGAAATTTACGATTGATTGGCTTTGTTTCTATTTTCGCATTCGTAATTGGACTCATTTATTATGGTTTCGAGGTGTTACCAAAAACAAATCCAGCAGCAGCAATTGCTGTAAGCCAAAACTTAATAGAAGAAGAAAAATTCGAAGAAGCAAAAAATTTGCTATTGGAAATGGTACAGTCAGAAAAAGCAACGCCTGAAATTTCCTTCTTCCTTTCATATACCCAAATTGAATTAGGAGAAGCGGAGAATGCCATTCGCCATTTACAAGATACGGTGGAAAAAGAACCGGATTACCACCCGGCCTATTATTTATTAAGTTTTGCATACGAACAAGTTGGAAATCGACAACAAGCGATTGAATCCATTGAGAGGGCGCTGGAACTTGACCCATCTAATGCTGAATATGAACGTATATATTCTAATCTTCGCTCATCGTAA
- a CDS encoding spore germination protein, translating to MSQEKVRKKVSPILKDNQPFLQDKLGIGKSFDIIELNVNYAEKDMAFYMIDGFVKDDLLHYLMEFLAKLSRDTLEEDTLEKLLKRYIPYVEIDKTNDLEKVIDYVLAGPTVLFVDGLEYAIVIDARTYPARGPEEPDMERVVRGSRDGFVETIVFNTALTRRRVRDPSLRMEYMQVGRRSKTDIVISYLEDIADPKHVEEVKETIAKIDTDGLPMAEKTVEEFISGRHWNPYPTVRYTERPDTAAVHLFEGHVIIFVDGSPSALITPTTFWHHLQHMEEYRNKPLAGAYLRLVRFLGVFASIFLLPLWFLLAENDQFIPVGLSFIGLNEDQTNIPLIVQFLIVELGIDLLRMAAIHTPSSLATALGLIAALMIGQVAVEVGLLSNEVILYLSIAAIGTFATPSYELGLANRMTRLFLLVMAAFFGGVGYIVGITFWIIMLARMKSFQVPYLWPFVPFHSKSLRDIFIRSPIPLKNRRPSFLHPKDPDR from the coding sequence TTGAGTCAAGAAAAAGTCCGTAAAAAAGTGTCTCCCATTCTGAAAGACAACCAACCATTCCTGCAAGATAAATTAGGAATTGGAAAAAGTTTTGATATCATTGAATTGAATGTCAACTATGCTGAAAAAGATATGGCATTCTATATGATCGATGGTTTTGTGAAGGATGATTTACTCCATTATTTGATGGAGTTTTTAGCAAAATTATCGAGGGATACACTTGAAGAAGACACGCTTGAAAAACTATTAAAGCGTTATATTCCTTACGTTGAAATTGATAAAACGAATGACCTAGAGAAAGTAATTGACTATGTTCTTGCTGGACCAACCGTCTTATTTGTGGATGGTTTAGAGTATGCAATTGTTATTGATGCACGAACCTATCCTGCAAGAGGACCAGAAGAGCCTGATATGGAGCGAGTCGTAAGAGGATCACGTGATGGTTTTGTTGAAACGATTGTATTTAATACTGCATTGACACGAAGAAGAGTAAGGGATCCTTCATTACGAATGGAATACATGCAAGTAGGGAGAAGATCGAAAACCGATATTGTGATTAGCTATCTTGAAGATATCGCAGACCCGAAACATGTAGAAGAAGTGAAAGAAACGATCGCTAAAATTGATACAGATGGGCTACCGATGGCTGAAAAAACAGTGGAGGAATTTATTTCGGGTAGACATTGGAATCCATATCCAACCGTACGTTATACAGAGAGACCAGATACAGCAGCGGTGCACCTTTTTGAAGGACATGTCATTATATTCGTTGACGGATCTCCAAGTGCTTTAATTACACCTACAACATTTTGGCATCACCTTCAACATATGGAGGAATATCGAAACAAACCGCTGGCAGGAGCATATTTGCGTCTTGTTCGATTTCTAGGTGTATTTGCATCTATTTTTCTATTACCACTATGGTTTTTACTAGCTGAAAATGATCAATTTATTCCGGTAGGGTTATCCTTTATCGGATTGAATGAAGACCAGACGAATATTCCGTTAATTGTTCAGTTTTTAATTGTTGAGTTAGGGATTGATTTATTGAGAATGGCAGCAATACACACACCATCGTCTCTTGCAACTGCTCTAGGGTTGATTGCAGCCTTGATGATTGGGCAAGTTGCTGTTGAAGTTGGTCTTTTGTCCAACGAAGTCATCTTATACTTATCAATCGCTGCTATTGGGACGTTTGCAACACCTAGCTATGAATTGGGGCTAGCTAATCGAATGACGAGGCTCTTTTTACTTGTAATGGCTGCTTTTTTTGGGGGAGTCGGATATATTGTAGGCATAACCTTTTGGATTATAATGCTTGCGAGGATGAAATCTTTCCAGGTACCCTATTTATGGCCATTTGTGCCGTTTCATTCAAAATCATTGCGGGATATATTCATCCGCTCACCCATTCCATTGAAAAATCGCCGTCCGTCTTTCTTGCATCCAAAAGACCCAGACAGGTAA
- a CDS encoding YqgQ family protein, which translates to MKTVYDVQQLLKKFGTIIYIGDRLADLELMEEELKQLYQSQLVDPKDFQMALLILRQEIQIEKDKLNRL; encoded by the coding sequence ATGAAAACGGTTTATGATGTGCAGCAATTATTAAAAAAATTTGGAACAATCATTTACATAGGTGATCGACTTGCAGATTTAGAGTTAATGGAAGAAGAGTTAAAGCAATTATATCAATCGCAATTAGTCGATCCAAAAGATTTTCAAATGGCATTATTGATTTTAAGACAGGAAATTCAAATAGAAAAAGATAAATTAAATCGTCTCTAA
- a CDS encoding ROK family glucokinase yields MSNKILVGVDLGGTTIKLAFISMQGDIIEKWEIPTNKKDNTIVVDIAQTISQKAEEIGISFSQLGGIGMGAPGPVELETGLVYSAVNLGWENYPLKEELEKVTGLRAIIDNDANIAALGEMWKGAGNEARDLICVTLGTGVGGGIIANGEIIHGTLGAGGEIGHITSIPDGGAPCNCGKTGCLETIASATGIVRIAVEYIQQSEVDTPLTEKYKESGVISAKDVFDFAREGDEIGQKVIDTMAFHLGLAIANLANGTNPEKIVIGGGVSKGADVFLHKVKEFFVKFAFPTVAKGAEIKVATLGNDAGVIGGAWLVKTKLLEI; encoded by the coding sequence ATGTCCAATAAAATATTAGTAGGCGTTGATTTAGGGGGAACGACAATTAAGTTAGCCTTCATCTCAATGCAAGGTGATATCATTGAAAAATGGGAGATCCCAACGAACAAAAAAGATAACACCATTGTAGTAGATATTGCGCAAACGATTTCACAAAAGGCTGAAGAGATTGGAATATCCTTTAGTCAATTAGGTGGCATTGGAATGGGAGCTCCAGGGCCTGTCGAACTAGAAACAGGACTCGTATATAGTGCCGTTAACTTAGGGTGGGAAAATTACCCACTGAAGGAAGAACTCGAAAAAGTGACTGGACTCCGTGCAATCATTGATAATGATGCGAACATCGCTGCTTTAGGTGAAATGTGGAAAGGTGCAGGGAATGAAGCGAGAGATTTAATATGTGTTACACTCGGAACAGGAGTAGGTGGAGGAATTATTGCAAATGGTGAAATCATCCATGGCACCCTTGGAGCAGGGGGAGAAATTGGCCATATCACTTCTATTCCTGATGGGGGAGCACCTTGTAACTGCGGAAAGACAGGTTGCCTAGAAACAATTGCCTCAGCAACAGGAATTGTTCGAATTGCAGTAGAATACATACAACAAAGTGAGGTAGATACACCTCTAACAGAAAAATATAAAGAGTCAGGTGTCATCTCGGCAAAAGATGTTTTTGACTTTGCTCGAGAAGGAGACGAAATTGGGCAAAAAGTAATTGATACGATGGCATTTCATCTCGGTCTTGCAATTGCGAATCTGGCAAATGGAACAAATCCAGAAAAAATTGTCATCGGTGGGGGAGTATCAAAAGGCGCTGACGTATTTTTGCATAAGGTAAAAGAATTTTTTGTAAAATTTGCATTTCCAACAGTTGCAAAGGGTGCCGAAATAAAAGTTGCTACACTTGGAAATGATGCAGGTGTGATAGGTGGAGCTTGGTTAGTGAAAACGAAATTATTAGAAATTTAA
- a CDS encoding LTA synthase family protein: MRKNTFSKISFLLLATVIMWVKTYIVYKTSFDIKIENFTQEFILFINPLSFLLIIFGLGLFMKEKTRIRWVIGTSVLMTIILIANMIFYRFYNDFLTIPVLFQASNMGDLGSSITELIQPVDLLMFIDIAFLIWISRKPFFSKTAIMTRKEKTAYFLMAAAVFFFNLGLAEAERPQLLTRSFDREMLVKNIGAYNFHIYDALLQSKTSAQRALADSNNLVEIENYLNANSKEPNEALHGVAEGRNVFIISLESFQSFVINNELNGQEITPFLNDFINESYYFENFYHQTGQGKTSDSEFLLENSLYPLGRGSVFFTNANNEYHATPEILKEFGYYTAVFHANNRTFWNRDIMYNTLGYDRFFDITDFEVNEENSVGWGLKDVSFFEQSVELLKDVPQPFYTKYITLTNHFPFELEEEDKFIDEFDSNDGVVNRYFPTVRYTDEAVKVFIEKLKEAGLYENSVIIMYGDHYGISENHNTAMAQFLEKEEITPYDTVQLQRVPFIVHIPGITDQDPKVFSEVTGQIDLKPTILNLLGIDASDDIEFGTDVFSEDRLPFVVLRDGSFITDEILYTRGVCYDVQTGEPAEDANACEPYMEKAKNELDYSDEIIYGDLLRFFEADAKVDSDQLTP; encoded by the coding sequence ATGCGTAAAAACACATTTTCAAAAATATCGTTTTTACTTTTGGCTACGGTTATCATGTGGGTAAAAACGTATATTGTCTACAAAACTAGCTTTGATATTAAGATAGAAAACTTTACACAAGAGTTTATTTTATTCATTAACCCACTGAGCTTCTTATTAATCATCTTTGGACTTGGATTGTTTATGAAGGAGAAGACAAGAATTCGATGGGTTATTGGAACAAGCGTGTTAATGACAATCATTTTGATTGCGAATATGATTTTTTATCGATTTTACAATGACTTCTTAACCATCCCAGTTTTATTCCAAGCAAGTAACATGGGTGACTTAGGAAGTAGTATTACTGAATTGATTCAACCTGTTGATTTATTAATGTTTATTGACATCGCGTTTTTAATTTGGATTTCACGAAAGCCGTTCTTTAGTAAAACAGCTATAATGACAAGAAAAGAAAAAACAGCTTATTTCTTAATGGCTGCTGCTGTATTCTTTTTTAACTTAGGCTTAGCAGAAGCGGAACGTCCACAGCTTTTAACACGTTCGTTTGACCGTGAAATGCTTGTGAAAAACATTGGTGCTTATAATTTCCATATCTATGATGCCTTGTTGCAATCAAAAACGTCCGCTCAACGCGCATTAGCAGATAGCAATAATTTAGTGGAAATAGAAAACTATTTAAATGCAAATTCGAAAGAGCCGAACGAAGCGTTACATGGTGTAGCTGAAGGACGAAATGTATTTATCATTTCATTAGAATCTTTTCAAAGTTTTGTTATAAATAACGAGTTAAATGGTCAAGAAATTACACCGTTCTTAAATGACTTTATAAATGAGAGTTACTATTTCGAGAACTTTTATCATCAGACAGGACAAGGAAAAACGTCTGATTCTGAGTTTTTACTGGAAAACTCGCTCTATCCACTTGGAAGAGGATCGGTATTCTTTACGAACGCCAACAATGAATATCATGCTACCCCAGAAATCTTAAAAGAATTCGGTTATTACACGGCGGTATTCCATGCCAATAACCGAACTTTCTGGAATCGTGACATTATGTACAACACGTTAGGGTATGATCGCTTCTTTGACATAACTGATTTTGAAGTGAACGAAGAGAATTCTGTCGGTTGGGGCTTAAAGGATGTTTCCTTCTTTGAGCAATCTGTGGAACTTTTAAAAGACGTACCCCAACCATTCTATACAAAATATATTACTTTAACGAATCACTTCCCGTTTGAATTAGAGGAAGAGGATAAGTTTATTGATGAGTTTGACTCTAATGATGGCGTTGTTAACCGCTATTTCCCAACCGTTCGCTATACGGATGAAGCAGTAAAAGTGTTTATTGAGAAGTTGAAAGAAGCAGGACTATATGAAAACTCCGTTATTATTATGTACGGTGACCATTATGGTATTTCTGAAAATCACAATACCGCGATGGCTCAATTTTTAGAAAAAGAAGAAATTACACCATATGATACTGTTCAACTTCAACGTGTTCCGTTTATCGTTCATATCCCAGGGATTACAGATCAAGATCCGAAAGTATTCTCTGAAGTCACTGGACAAATCGATCTTAAGCCAACGATTCTTAACCTTCTTGGCATCGATGCATCTGACGATATTGAGTTTGGTACGGATGTATTTTCTGAAGATCGCTTACCTTTCGTAGTGTTACGTGATGGAAGCTTTATTACAGATGAAATTCTTTATACACGAGGCGTTTGTTACGACGTTCAAACAGGTGAGCCGGCCGAAGATGCAAATGCTTGTGAACCATACATGGAAAAGGCTAAAAATGAGCTAGATTACAGTGATGAGATTATATATGGTGACTTGTTACGTTTCTTTGAAGCGGATGCGAAAGTAGATAGTGATCAGTTAACGCCATAA
- a CDS encoding M14 family metallopeptidase yields the protein MEIYLTENCSINTLANHFQLPVELILQSNPLVNSLNLEEGSTLHIPGWRIDGTDSFESIRFDYPYDLKKAKLMETPLIHPKVEYDFDALQRDLQLLEGNFPFIRKKEIGKSVLGLPIYELIIGNGPKKVHMNGAFHANEWITTAVMMNWLEDYLMMIVKGDVFNGREVRKLYEEVTLSFVPMVNPDGVNLVLCPSRIPEDVLQSVIVLNDDKEDFSQWKANIRGVDLNNQYPAFWEIEKERKIPKSPAPRDFPGNAPLTEPEAMAMAILVEESNFDCVAAFHTQGEEIYWGYLNYEPKRAAKMVNEFKRLSGYKPVRNIDSHAGFRDWFVYKNRKPGFTVELGRGVNPLPLSQYDEIYEKSHGIFWSLLYM from the coding sequence ATGGAAATCTATTTAACAGAAAATTGCTCAATCAACACATTGGCCAATCATTTTCAACTTCCAGTAGAGCTTATTTTACAGTCGAATCCATTAGTGAACTCTTTAAATCTTGAAGAAGGTTCCACGCTTCATATTCCAGGTTGGAGGATCGATGGAACGGATTCATTTGAATCAATTAGGTTTGATTATCCTTATGATTTAAAAAAGGCTAAGTTGATGGAAACGCCTTTGATTCATCCGAAAGTGGAGTATGATTTTGATGCATTACAAAGAGATCTTCAATTATTAGAAGGGAACTTCCCGTTTATTCGAAAAAAAGAAATTGGAAAAAGTGTTTTAGGTTTACCAATCTATGAATTAATCATCGGAAATGGCCCGAAAAAAGTTCATATGAATGGTGCTTTTCATGCCAATGAGTGGATTACAACGGCAGTAATGATGAACTGGCTTGAAGACTATTTAATGATGATTGTGAAAGGCGATGTTTTTAATGGAAGGGAAGTAAGGAAGTTGTATGAGGAAGTAACACTTTCCTTTGTACCAATGGTCAATCCTGATGGTGTAAATCTTGTATTATGTCCAAGTCGCATTCCGGAAGATGTCCTTCAATCTGTAATTGTACTAAATGATGACAAAGAAGATTTTTCGCAGTGGAAGGCAAATATAAGAGGGGTAGATTTAAATAATCAATATCCAGCTTTTTGGGAAATCGAAAAAGAGAGAAAAATACCAAAATCCCCTGCTCCCCGCGATTTTCCGGGAAATGCCCCTTTAACTGAACCTGAAGCGATGGCGATGGCAATATTGGTTGAAGAGTCCAATTTTGACTGTGTAGCAGCATTTCATACACAAGGGGAAGAAATCTATTGGGGATATTTAAATTATGAACCAAAGCGTGCTGCTAAGATGGTTAATGAATTTAAACGGCTAAGTGGCTACAAGCCAGTGCGCAACATTGATAGTCATGCAGGATTTAGGGACTGGTTCGTTTACAAAAATCGTAAGCCTGGATTTACAGTTGAACTTGGAAGGGGAGTAAATCCGCTACCTCTATCACAGTACGATGAAATTTATGAGAAAAGTCACGGGATTTTTTGGTCCTTATTATATATGTAA